A DNA window from Rossellomorea marisflavi contains the following coding sequences:
- a CDS encoding class I SAM-dependent methyltransferase, producing the protein MNQKDMSQINETGWNWHAYDAWVNRHGVPAEYAEKIKHNPRKSVEYYLNYMNGIKGRKIVNLLGSKGNKAVSFALLGADVTVVDLSKDNARYASELAAAAGVEVTYIISDVLNIPEPQTISDADYILLELGVLHYFLDLDPLFELIHEGLKKGGRFILRDYHPMVSKVLRAKDGMMAVEGDYFDRDMKEVDVAYSIHLPEEQKKSLPKNTIRRWTLGEVITSLVRAGLTIQHLEEEAGIRWAFPEGTPEGFEEKMPGLFTLIADKK; encoded by the coding sequence GTGAACCAGAAAGACATGAGCCAGATTAACGAGACAGGGTGGAATTGGCATGCTTATGATGCGTGGGTCAACCGGCATGGTGTTCCGGCAGAATATGCTGAGAAGATTAAACATAACCCTCGGAAATCCGTTGAATATTACCTGAACTATATGAACGGAATTAAAGGAAGAAAGATTGTGAATCTACTTGGTTCAAAAGGAAACAAGGCAGTTTCATTTGCTCTCCTTGGAGCGGATGTGACGGTAGTCGATCTTTCAAAGGATAATGCACGATATGCATCGGAGTTGGCGGCGGCAGCCGGAGTCGAGGTAACCTATATCATTTCTGATGTCCTAAACATTCCTGAACCTCAAACAATCTCGGACGCGGACTACATTCTTTTGGAGTTGGGCGTGTTGCATTATTTCCTTGATCTTGACCCATTGTTCGAGCTGATACATGAGGGGTTGAAGAAGGGAGGACGATTCATCCTGCGGGATTATCATCCGATGGTGTCGAAAGTATTGAGGGCAAAGGATGGGATGATGGCGGTTGAGGGGGATTACTTTGACCGCGACATGAAAGAAGTTGATGTGGCCTATTCAATCCACCTACCCGAAGAACAAAAAAAGTCCCTCCCAAAAAATACAATCAGAAGGTGGACACTGGGGGAAGTTATCACGTCATTGGTGAGGGCAGGTCTTACAATCCAGCACTTGGAAGAAGAAGCAGGAATCAGATGGGCCTTTCCGGAAGGAACCCCGGAAGGATTTGAGGAAAAGATGCCGGGATTATTCACATTGATTGCGGATAAAAAGTAA